Proteins from a single region of Psilocybe cubensis strain MGC-MH-2018 chromosome 3, whole genome shotgun sequence:
- a CDS encoding Multidrug resistance protein fnx1 produces MQPDLCGSGRSASDILKRIDYGGTLSLLATVGSFLLFLSMRFSEGLPLEDPSVWIPLVAAIAFAVAFVVIEIYVAVEPILPPYLLRQKVPVLVGLSNALVAVCNLSVTYFFPTWFQTVMLSSASTAGLHLLPNSVCISGGSFFAGWMMRRHAKYKTMNVVFGILPFISAVLMTQMKGNSNAAHLWLTIMPLGFGNAVVLQTMYIALVSHLPDSQMAVGTGFAQLLRGLGQVGGLASASAVFQSRLNTELHARLPEESGELIKKIQHSAKLVANLPPEIQRIAKDSYAASLQSVFILAATASLLAYLARLPIPDKNLAEERPLGAESDGSSVSDTSSTFEEIRDDEDKIVRPRHRMASP; encoded by the exons ATGCAACCTGACCTATGTGGTTCCG GAAGAAGTGCATCTGACATCCTTAAGAGGATCGACTATGGCGGAACCTTAAGTCTTTTAGCAACT GTTGGCtcattccttcttttcctgaGCATGCGCTTCAGTGAAGGCCTCCCA TTAGAAGACCCGTCAGTCTGGATTCCTCTGGTCGCAGCAATTGCATTTGCCGTCGCATTTGTTGTCATCGAAATCTACGTTGCAGTCGAGCCCATCCTTCCCCCGTACCTTCTGCGCCAGAAGGTCCCCGTCCTAGTTGGCCTCAGCAATGCACTTGTAGCTGTGTGCAATCTCTCGGTGACATATTTCTTCCCGACGTGGTTCCAGACTGTTATGCTCTCCTCGGCTTCGACTGCAG gactccatctcctcccAAACAGCGTTTGCATTTCAGGAGGATCTTTCTTTGCAGG TTGGATGATGCGTCGACATGCAAAGTACAAGACCATGAATGTCGTCTTCGGCATTCTTCCCTTTATTTCTGCGGTACTCATGACCCAAATGAAGGGAAATTCGAATGCTGCGCACTTATGGCTCACTATT ATGCCTCTTGGATTCGGAAACGCGGTTGTCCTCCAGACAATGTACA TCGCTTTGGTATCACATTTACCTGACTCCCAAATGGCAGTCGGGACAGGCTTTGCGCAACTTCTTCGAGGTTTAG GTCAGGTCGGAGGACTAGCATCTGCATCCGCCGTCTTCCAGTCGAGATTAAATACAGAGCTTCATGCTCGTCTACCTGAGGAATCAGGAGAG CTCATTAAAAAAATCCAACACTCCGCTAAGCTAGTGGCAAATCTACCTCCCGAAATCCAACGGATCGCAAAAGATTCCTACGCCGCGAGTCTTCAATCAGTATTTATCCTAGCAGCAACAGCCTCTCTTCTCGCATACCTCGCTCGTCTTCCT ATTCCGGATAAAAACTTGGCAGAGGAACGACCTTTGGGCGCTGAATCTGACGGCTCTTCCGTGTCTGACACGTCTTCTACATTTGAAGAGATCAGGGACGACGAAGATAAAATTGTGCGGCCTCGCCATCGCATGGCCTCCCCATAA
- a CDS encoding ATP-dependent RNA helicase suv3, mitochondrial, translating to MLRSLNASSQLSLTQCIRPERWIGVSTLIFRRYRSGGHSKRKPQINHAKGRPSMDLRLDHMSPRFEPPQHPWRASHHSEFRGNHRDGFGHVTKPAVIPVISKADELPYFHDNVASWTENSKTQERLALFGIPGRDARKLLDTFVDDVEAGFLSGPKEYIHYGLERFSHQQDDKSIDVIYSTIFFSWASRPENLKRLETQFGVQTSTLDRIASLTKATNREFLGDEFPQARTFRRKFIMHVGPTNSGKTHHALRALAAAHFGVYAGPLRLLAHEIWHRLNTGQIVPLGVEVDPNDKAAYGPKPEYIRSCNMITGEEQKMVEGATLLSCTVEMLSYATKYDVAVIDEIQMIGDDIRGGGWTSAVLGLVAKEIHLCGEETAIPVVQNLLEHTGDELIVKRYERLTPLTVENKSLQGDVTNVRKGDCIVTFSRRSIFDLKKTVENRTGLKCAVVYGRLPPEVRSEQASLFNDPDSGFDVMIGSDAIGMGLNLKIKRVIFEALSKRQGGATISLPVSSIKQIAGRAGRYGLHDSDSGGTTTTLFDGDLRRLRKTLPMPYQPLSFARIGIHALIVAKALAILPPGTTVRTAVSASEYIGRIPTHVRYMEFSQTDQAYDFIDKEWPQMSIEDKVQVLYAPIPWRDIHTTRIIKRLLRAHQEKFSVTLQDINDSEPFMDTMESIERHISKLNVNEQPMTKHTQSRAKFKASLDKLNFLESFHKILVFYSWMSLRNSVVYADSSVETVKERLEDVLNWVLVDMSRDGTSSATELEDVRPALITPELLPETNLQHAQCAV from the exons ATGTTACGCTCTTTAAATGCCTCAAGTCAACTTTCGTTAACGCAATGCATTCGACCAGAGCGATGGATAGGTGTATCTACCCTCATCTTTCGTCGATACCGCTCTGGCGGTCATTCCAAACGCAAACCCCAAATTAACCATGCTAAAGGACGCCCATCCATGGATTTACGGCTAGACCACATGTCACCCAGATTTGAACCTCCACAACATCCCTGGCGAGCTTCACATCACTCTGAATTTCGAGGAAACCACCGTGACGGTTTTGGCCATGTCACCAAACCAGCGGTAATCCCAGTCATCTCGAAGGCAGACGAGCTGCCGTATTTCCACGACAACGTCGCTTCGTGGACCGAAAACTCAAAGACGCAGGAGCGCCTGGCGCTTTTCGGTATCCCAGGCCGGGATGCACGAAAGTTGCTCGACACCTTTGTCGACGATGTCGAGGCGGGGTTTCTTTCTGGTCCCAAAGAGTACATTCACTACGGCCTTGAACGGTTCAGCCATCAACAAGACGATAAAAGCATAGATGTGATCTATAGCACTATCTTCTTCTCTTGGGCGTCGCGGCCAGAAAATCTCAAGCGCTTGGAGACACAGTTTGGCGTACAGACAAGCACACTTGACAGGATCGCATCTCTCACGAAGGCGACGAATCGAGAGTTTCTAGGGGACGAGTTCCCGCAGGCGCGCACCTTTCGGCGCAAGTTTATCATGCATGTCGGGCCGACGAACAGTGGAAAGACCCATCATGCTTTGCGAGCGTTGGCAGCTGCCCACTTTGGAGTGTACGCTGGACCTTTACGCCTGCTTGCGCACGAAATCTGGCATCGTTTGAACACCGGACAGATTGTACCCTTGGGTGTCGAAGTGGACCCAAACGATAAGGCGGCGTATGGTCCGAAACCAGAATATATCAGGTCTTGCAACATGATCACGGGCGAGGAGCAAAAGATGGTGGAAGGTGCGACATTGCTCAGTTGTACCGTTGAAATGCTCTCGTATGCGACCAAGTACGACGTTGCTGTCATCGATGAAATTCAGATGATTGGCGATGACATCCGTGGGGGTGGATGGACGAGTGCCGTGCTCGGTTTGGTTGCGAAGGAAATCCATCTTTGTGGTGAAGAAACCGCGATTCCTGTTGTTCAAAATCTTCTCGAGCACACGGGAGATGAACTCATCGTAAAGCGGTATGAGCGTCTCACGCCTCTGACCGTCGAAAATAAAAGTCTCCAAGGCGATGTCACTAACGTCCGGAAGGGTGATTGTATCGTTACATTCAGCCGACGGAGCATCTTCGATTTGAAAAAAACTGTTGAAAATCGGACGGGTCTTAAATGTGCAGTCGTCTATGGTCGTTTGCCCCCTGAAGTTCGTAGCGAGCAGGCATCATTATTCAACGATCCCGACTCTGGATTCGACGTTATGATCGGGAGCGACGCCATTGGGATGGGTCTCAACTT GAAGATTAAGCGTGTGATATTCGAGGCACTATCTAAAAGGCAAGGAGGTGCTACGATTTCGCTTCCAGTTTCCAGCATAAAGCAAATTGCTGGACGTGCCGGACGATATGGGTTACATGACTCTGATTCGGGGGGGACAACGACTACTTTGTTTGATGGAGACTTACGTCGTCTTCGCAAGACCCTTCCGATGCCGTATCAGCCTCTTTCCTTTGCCCGCATTGGCATACACGCGCTGATCGTTGCAAAGGCTCTAGCCATTCTGCCTCCTGGGACGACCGTCCGCACCGCCGTCAGCGCATCCGAGTACATCGGCCGCATCCCAACTCATGTCCGATACATGGAGTTCAGTCAAACCGATCAAGCATACGACTTCATCGACAAGGAGTGGCCGCAGATGAGCATTGAGGATAAGGTGCAAGTTTTGTATGCCCCGATCCCTTGGAGGGACATCCACACAACCAGAATTATTAAGCGGCTGTTACGGGCACACCAGGAGAAATTTTCAGTCACGCTTCAAGATATCAACGACAGCGAGCCTTTTATGGACACAATGGAGAGTATTGAGCGCCATATCTCGAAATTGAATGTCAACGAACAGCCAATGACGAAGCACACGCAATCCCGCGCGAAATTCAAGGCGTCGCTGGACAAGCTGAATTTCCTGGAGTCGTTCCACAAAATTCTTGTATTTTATTCCTGGATGAGCCTCCGAAACTCTGTGGTCTATGCTGACAGTTCGGTTGAGACTGTCAAGGAACGTTTGGAAGATGTGCTTAACTGGGTGCTGGTGGATATGTCGAGGGATGGAACTTCGTCTGCGACAGAGCTCGAGGACGTTCGTCCGGCGCTTATTACTCCTGAGTTGTTGCCCGAGACAAACTTGCAGCACGCCCAATGCGCTGTTTAA
- a CDS encoding Putative lipase ATG15, giving the protein MGWQDWDIPAPDITKRSTLLQLGSMAFNTYAADNSTASDWYDISHEWGSTPYGWEPQADGMRGHVFVSTDNSTVVIAIKGTSAGWMVGGGGPTVGKDKKNDNLLFSCCCARVGPTWSTVCDCYDGGYRCDTDCVEDAMKEEGLFYSVGLNLYNNVTYMYPNANIWLTGHSLGGGLAALMGTTFGAPVVAFEAPAERLASQRLHLPRPPTTHHITHVYNNADPIPMGACTGVTSLCAIGGFALETRCHVGQVILYDTVQKLNWSVDIRNHGIKLVIDKLLSDDAEWKPEFNGEKEAAPSGWLSALRWGWKKRQGEEPADDDGKVYREVPLARPAIDVEGVDGVCTDCYSWQFGSFKNRTAKCN; this is encoded by the exons ATGGGGTGGCAGGACTGGGACATACCCGCCCCAGACATCACAAAGCGCAGCACCCTGCTTCAGCTAGGCAGCATGGCCTTCAATACCTACGCAGCCGACAACAGCACGGCTTCAGACTGGTACGACATCTCGCACGAGTGGGGATCGACGCCGTATGGATGGGAGCCGCAGGCGGACGGCATGCGCGGGCACGTCTTCGTGTCGACGGACAACTCGACCGTCGTTATTGCGATCAAGGGCACGtcggcggggtggatggtcggtggtggtggtccCACTGTGGGGAAGGACAAGAAGAACGATAACCTTCTGTTCTCCTGCTGCTGCGCGCGTGTGGGTCCCACGTGGTCGACGGTCTGCGATTGTTACGATGGTGGTTATCGGTGCGATACGGATTGTGTGGAGGATGCGATGAAAGAAGAGGGTTTATTCTATTCTGTTGGATTG AACCTCTATAACAATGTTACATACATGTATCCAAACGCGAACATTTGGTTGACTGGGCACTCGCTGGGAGGAGGTTTGGCTGCTCTGATGGGAACGACGTTTGGTGCACCAGTCGTAGCCTTTGAAGCACCGGCTGAACGATTAGCATCCCAGAGACTCCATCTTCCCCGTCCG CCGACAACGCATCACATCACCCATGTATACAACAACGCTGACCCCATTCCAATGGGTGCTTGCACGGGCGTCACATCCCTCTGTGCCATTGGCGGGTTTGCCCTCGAGACGCGGTGTCACGTCGGCCAAGTCATCCTGTACGACACCGTGCAGAAACTCAACTGGTCAGTCGACATCCGGAACCACGGGATCAAACTGGTCATCGACAAGCTCTTGAGCGACGACGCGGAATGGAAACCCGAATTTAACGGGGAGAAAGAAGCTGCGCCAAGTGGCTGGCTATCTGCCTTGCGCTGGGGGTGGAAGAAACGGCAGGGCGAAGAGCCGGCGGATGATGATGGGAAGGTGTACAGAGAGGTTCCTTTGGCGAGGCCTGCTATAGACGTAGAGGGTGTTGATGGTGTTTGTACA GATTGTTATAGTTGGCAATTCGGTAGCTTCAAGAACCGCACAGCCAAATGCAACTAA